A genomic stretch from Mus pahari chromosome 6, PAHARI_EIJ_v1.1, whole genome shotgun sequence includes:
- the Tmem200b gene encoding transmembrane protein 200B, translating into MTAGSPGDGGARRSPEGRVSRLGRRLGRRRRPRSPPEPLRVRARLRLRSPSGAFAALGALVVLVGMGIAVAGYWPGRASHTHAPRTGRAHGPHERLRLLGPVIMGVGLFVFICANTLLYENRDLETRRLRRGMLRAQALRPPDGPGWDALLPSPAHGSPGAAVAEPEAWDLAPRRGPSPVPSVRSLRSEPANPRSGLPALLHSYPLKGPGLPPPWGPRTQTGHVIITVQPSGSCIEHSKSLDLGLGELLLGAPAARDCAHRSWPRLDRLSLGGYAKLGGDLGARV; encoded by the coding sequence ATGACGGCCGGGAGCCCCGGAGACGGCGGCGCGCGCAGGAGCCCCGAGGGCCGCGTCTCGCGCTTGGGCCGCCGCTTGGGTCGGCGCCGGCGGCCGCGCTCCCCGCCAGAGCCGCTGCGGGTGCGGGCTCGGCTGCGGCTGCGCTCGCCGTCGGGGGCGTTCGCGGCGCTGGGCGCGCTCGTGGTGCTGGTGGGCATGGGCATCGCCGTGGCGGGCTACTGGCCCGGCCGCGCCTCCCACACCCACGCCCCGAGGACCGGCCGCGCGCACGGGCCGCACGAGCGCCTGCGGCTGCTGGGGCCAGTAATCATGGGCGTCGGCCTGTTCGTGTTCATCTGTGCCAACACGTTGCTCTACGAGAACCGCGACCTGGAGACCCGGCGTCTCCGCCGGGGTATGCTGAGGGCTCAGGCGCTGCGGCCGCCCGACGGCCCAGGCTGGGACGCGCTGCTGCCCAGTCCCGCGCATGGGTCCCCGGGTGCCGCCGTCGCGGAACCCGAGGCTTGGGACCTGGCCCCGAGGAGGGGCCCCTCGCCCGTCCCGTCGGTGCGCAGCCTGCGGTCCGAACCTGCCAACCCTCGATCGGGGCTGCCTGCCCTGCTCCACAGCTACCCGTTGAAGGGCCCGGGGCTGCCACCACCCTGGGGTCCTCGGACTCAGACTGGACACGTGATCATCACGGTGCAGCCCTCTGGTTCTTGCATCGAGCACTCCAAGTCTCTGGACCTGGGCCTCGGGGAGCTTCTTCTTGGGGCTCCAGCAGCTCGGGACTGTGCCCACCGAAGCTGGCCACGGCTGGACCGACTCAGTTTGGGGGGCTATGCCAAATTAGGTGGAGATTTGGGGGCCCGGGTCTGA